The genomic region CGAAGCACTTTGATTCTGCCTCGTGTATAaaaagtgctttataaataaagttgccttgccttgcctgtgtgtgtggccatgacGCTCTGGCCCTATCTCTGtcgccctctgtctccccctagAGGCCACGGAGCTCACTGTCCTCCCCGAGGACACCATGGccaaggtgggggaggaggtgatccTGGACTGCGGCGCGACCTACGACCCCATGCTGGACATCGCCTTCGTCTGGGCCGTGGACTACCGCCTCATCGACTTTGAGGCCGAGTGGCAGCACTACGAGAGAGTCGTGGtactgatgaggaggaggaggaggaggaggaggaggaggaggaggaggaggaggaggaggaggaggaggaggaggaggatgattatgaggatgatgatgaggatgatgatgatgatgctgaggaggatgatgatgatgaggaggatgaagatgatgaggagggtGTATGGGGTTTAGATCGATGAGTACGAGTGTGGAAATATCCTTGAAAAGGATAAGGATTCAtgtcataaataataattataatttccgagaatgaaattgcatatagaacaagtaaaatacatttttcatattGTACTCATAATtacttttaatatttatttgagacattatttattttttcaattatgatattttatttaaacatggcCTAAATCCCCTGGTGCAGACCGAAAAATGTCGGATTGCTGAaaattgtttctctctctctctctctctctctctctctctctctctctccctcccccccccctgcccccaggATGAGGACGAGGGCAACGGTTACCTGAGGATCTTGAACGTCCAGGTGTGGCACGAGGGCCGCTACACGTGCACGGCTCAGACGGTGGTGGACAACGCCACCGCGTATGCCGACCTCAAGATCGTAGGTCAGTCCCGCCCCCGCCTAGCCCACCAATCACCAGAGGGAGCTGTGCTTGTAGCCAATTAGATTGGGTTGGATTGGACTAGACTAGACGATGCCAGACTAGATTTAAGATTAGATCAGACAAGATAAGCTTGATTAGAGTAGATCAAAGTATTTAAGTTAGTACTTTATTCATGCCAGAGGGGAAAAATGTaaacagttttttcttttataatgcaaataataatgcaaaagtgttaattatttttctaaTCATCTACCTTTCATCCCCTTCCGCCACCCGTTCCCCAGGCGTCCCCGGGCCTCCCGGTGTCCTGCGTGTAGAGGAGATCAGAGACTCCTCCATCAAGCTGGCGTGGAGCAAAGGAGGCGACCACAACAGCCCCATCCTCTACTACACCATCCAGACCAGACACTTCTGGGCTCTGAACGAGGACGACTGGAGAGTCGCCACCACCTGTGAGTACTGAATGCTGCCACTAAGGGGCGACATTGTTTCAGAAAATTATTTTAAGCGCGCTAAAGTGTCCCTTTATCAGTTAAATATGGGGATGAACTCCCCAAAAAACTTTTTTCAAGGGGGAGGTTTGAGTAGAGGACCTtttgttatttgtatttaaCTGTTCTTTCTGATCGGACGTCTTCTGAATTGGTAACCATTTCTTACAAAGCTTTTTAAAACCTATCGTTTTGTACAGAGGTTTCAAGCAGTTATTTTAGATATTTCGACAGgagattttatatttttcttgaATTAAATAAATGTAGATATCACTTGAAATTTAAAATACATATTGACCCATCCTCTAAAGTACACATTTGTCTTTAAAAATTAATTTCAAAATTGAAAAAAATCACGTTTTGTTGAACCCAACCAACCCCAGCCTGCGTTGCTGCTCGTAGCTAACCCTATGACGTTCTCCATGTCAAAGCTCCGGCGTTCCTGGACGGTAACGCGGAGATGGCCGACGTCACGGACCTGTTCCCCTGGATGGAGTACCAGTTCAGGGTCATCGCCACCAACCAGTACGGCGCCGGCGAAGCCAGCATCCCCTCCATCAAAATCAAGACCTGGGACGCCTGTAAGAGACGCGAGAAACGCTCCGAGGCAGATGAGGGGGGGGCGAGGCTGATCTAGGGGTAGCCCAGTTAGGGGGTTTAACTCCCACTCAAAAGGTGGTGGGTTTGAACCCCGTAAAATCACAATTTAGGATAAGggatatttttttctgtttcagAATACACTGATTCAAAAATAAGTTTGCCTAAACCTTTCATTTGCTAGAAACGGTCAATTCCCTTTTGTGTTCCtgggtatttcttttttttcgtaATTCATCGTAAAACAACGATACCTTCCTCCCCTGGCTGCTCATTAATTATACGTATCTAAAAAGCTACAAAATGGCAATAGTCAAGATAGTGAGGGAAAACTTTAGGgggcttttattattttatgcttCTATGTTGGGTATGTGAACACTAATATAATCCTGCTATGTTTTGATACacatcttttcattttttttttctttcagctCCTGTGGTTTCTCCAACTGACGTGGCCGGTTatggaggaagagatggagagatctTCATCACGTGGAAAGTAAGTCCTACTATGGCTCTATTTACCCCTAATTTAATATTATAGTGTAGGATGGTGGATAGTCTAGTGGCCAGATAGTTTGACTCGCTGCTGAAATGTACTGAGTTTATTTACCATTTCCTTAAGGCTTAACTGCAGGCTTTTCTTGAGGAAGAACCTCTAAACCTAGTGTGGGACAAAAATATTATGAAATCACTATCGATAAGTATTTGTCCAGGTTATCTTAAGCTACGAGCTAATTCAAATGTCACACATTGCGACATTAATCCTGGTATCCCAAATAGGGGAGGGACAAATATTAATACGGCGATATATCTTTGCACAGGATATCGATGCACAGGTGCCAAATATTGACGGGTAACTGAAAAACTCAGTTTGGATCTTAAATAAAGACAGAAATCCATCTCTTAACCTTTTCACTGCCATTCTGCATTCATAGTCATACATACGTATATTGTCTAACAATATATGTATTAGCTCAGAAAGGCTGTATCGAGAGATATTAGCGGTATTGTGGGCCATGTATCGCAAACCATATCGTATCGTGAGTTAACCTGTGATGCCCACCCCTAATCCCAAAGACCTCAAAGCTAGGCTAACTCAATCACAACAACCTGGCCTCCCACAGCCCGTCGAACCCTGGTACTTCTCGGGCAAGAAGTTTGGCTACATCGTGGCCTTCAAGCCCCACGACGCGTACGACTGGTGGTACGAGACCATCTCGGACCCCGAGACCCGGCGCTACGTGCACCGGGACCCCTACTTCGTGCCCACCGAGGAGGACTTCCAGGTGCGGGAGTTCCAGGTGAAGATCAAGTCGTTCAACGTGAAGGGCGACGGGCCGTACAGCCCCACCACCGTCGTCTACTACCCGCGGGAAGGTGAGCCGTCCCGGGTCCGGTTGCGGTCTGGGTTTTGTCCCTCGGTTAAACTGTTAAAATGtagtttgaaaaaaaagaaaaaaaaaaatgtagtttGAGTCAGCGCTTACGCAAAGTCTTGATTGTCACGCTGCTTTATAATGAATGAGCGTTGGATGAGAACAACATTTGTGTTGGTGTTCTGGGTGGTcgtatttttacattttacgtTTTGGATGTGCTTTGCTATGTCCGACGATCAAAGTTTTAAAAATTTGGAAGCTGACAATGTACTAAAATGAAGATATAGACTTTGCTTTCCCTCGACCGTCTGATCACATTTCTACCCCATCGACACAGAACCCTTTTCAGTTAAACACTGAAAAGCACAAGATCCATTGTTAGTCATGTCCACTAGATGACACTCTAGATCAGCCTGTTGAAAGTaggttttctctccctctcggtctCCAGTGCCCTCGGAGCAGCCCACAGACGTCTATGCCCGACCGGTGTCGTCTCACGAGGCCTCGGTGTGGTGGCTGCCCGTGGTCGACACCGGCACGGGCCTGCAGCAGTATATCGAAGGGTACCAGGTAATCAACCCCTCAGATGTTACTCTAATGTATGGATCCCCCACGAGTGAAAAATATTGCCTTTATTCAACTACAAGAGGCCTCGCTAAATACTGGGATGCAAAGACTGTTTCTgctttgtctgtttgtgagaTTTTGTTGGAATTGTGAATACATACAAGACATTTAATCAACAgttgaataataattattagtAGGTGTAAAATGTATGCCTCATGAAGTAGCGGAAAAGTTCCAAAGCACTTCCAGTGTCGGACACATTGTCGTATCCTTGGGCGATAGCCGCTTTGAAAAGCTGCTTCTCGAGCTGCTTCTCGGGTTGCTTCTGGAGCTGCTTCTGGAGCTGCTTATCAAGCTGCTTCTAAAGCTGCTTCTGGAGCTGCTTCTGGAGCTGCTTCTGGAGCTGCTTCTGGAGCTGCTTATCAAGCTGCTTCTAAAGCTGCTTCTCGAGCTGCTTCTCGAGCTGCTTCTCGAGCTCACTATGTATTTGATCAGTGGGTACCATCGGTGATTGAGGAGAACATCAGCAGAGGTAGGCAGCGAGGAACATTAACTACAACGACTATTGGATCATAGCTAATATCTGTAATGTTCGTCAATGACTTAACGAGAGCAACCCGTTTCGCTAAGGCTACCTCACAGAGCTATCACGATGATACCATGTCCATGTTGCGGCCAGGTGAAGTACTGGCGGAAGTACGACGACACGGAGCCCGGGGCAAACCGGATCTTCGTGCCGGCCACGGAGAACCAGACGCGCCTGGAGAACATGCTGCCGGACGCCCACTACCTCATCGAGGTGCGGGCCTACAACGGCGCCGGCTTCGGACCGCCCAGTGAGCACTGCGAGATGTTCACCAGGAGACCGCGTAAGACCACCTTCCATAAAACAAGTTATACAGGACTTTATAACATGACTCCATATCCattcattgtcatgttttaGATGACCATGAATGTGTTGAACTTCAACATGAGTTCAACATGTAAATGTGCCAGATTTAGCCATGCCGGCGAATTTTCATCTGTAGTCCCTGGCAGGTTGATAGcttaaaataaatcattaaaaaacgacagcaaTACAACACATAagcaaacaacaaaataacaaaagcaCAGACAAGTGAAATTACACAAGCCCTGTTCCAGACCATAACAGGTTGGTGGTGTGTGAAGAACATAAAACAAGTagcatacagacacagataaaAGTGCATGAgatgttttctttttctgtttaaAACGACTTGGTATAATGTGCCTGTAGTCATTGTTATCTCCTCTTGACTCCAGCACCACCAGACGCCCCCAGGATGTGGCGCTACGTCAGCTGGACGGGCCAGTGGCTGTACGTCTGGTGGGACCACATCGCCTACGACTGGTTCGGAGACATCTCCTTCCCCCTGTACTACAAGGTAGGCCCGGGAAGGGGTCGTACTGTCGTGAACAtcctttacatttagggcataaagcagacgcttttatcaacaCATTCCCACACGGACGGCAGAGTCaaacatgcaaggcgacagccagctcgtcgggagcagtgaggTTTAGGTTTCTTGCTCTGGGACACCTCGACGGCAGCTACGAGGAgtcggggattgaactagcgaACCTCTAGGCCGACCGTCTGTATCACCTCCCTGCGTCTTCTTTCTGGAGGAGCTTAGTTAAAGCCGCCTAGGTGGAGTGAAGCGTTGGCTTTCCCACTAAACTGAACAATATCTCCCAATGTCTCCGCGTCAAGGTCATGTTCCGGAAAACAGGCTACATCTATGGGAAGGTGTACATCACAGGCTGGCACTTCATGGACTTCCCCATGCCCCAGGTTGGGGACTATGAGCTCATGGTCCGGGGACGCTACGAGGGGGGTGACGGACCAGTCCGGAAGATCAGGATCAAGGgtaaggcccccctcccccccccccccaactttcCACTTTCACTGTTCGGTTTAATGGTCTCTGGTTGTTTTGGGGGGCGCTTTAAGGTGTGGGTATTATAAACATGTATTGTTATAGAAAATGAAGTTACTGTGTTTTATAGAGGGCGGGGTAGTCTAGTAATTCGGGGGTTTGACTCACAATTTCCCCCCGGGATTAATATTGTTTTGAATTGAAACTCATAATCTTTTATTATAGCGTTGTATCAATGTAAAGTGGGTCAATGTTCTCGTTTTGATCAAATCTTTTATTTTATAGAACAATAGAtagtttttatgtgtttttgaaATGGTGAGACAGCCACTAGTGGGGAAGAAGATCCCGATCGATGAGTCCCTGATTGTTTGCTTCTGCCTGTCCTTTTGTCTCGCTCAGGGGAGGGAACTATGACCACGCCTTCTCTAGGCCTGGCCTCCATGCTGGTCCTGGCGCTTTGCATTATGGGAGGCCTGATCTAGGCCGGTCCCTGGCACCCTGCCTGGAAAGGACTCTgagaaaggaaaggagggagtACAAGGATCCTAAAAGGAAAATCCAACTTTTAATTGATATAGAAGCTAAACTTCTCATCTCCAAACTACATCATGGCTACAAAAATATTGAACTGTATTGGATTATGTTCGCATACAAACGCTGACCCTTCCAAACGAGTTCTTTCTCGATCAGGtgctgtttgtttttaaatgtttaagAGCTCTCAACCTCTTTATTTGTCAGGAACAAAAACTCTGGACAAATAGTGACACATTTTTTTTCCAGTCAACTGTCTGGAAAGTTTTGTTGTGTTCTGCATTGTGTTGTCTGCCCAACTTTTGCCCAGTTATTAATACGATTATTTCCCTGATCTTTTGGCGGGCTGTGAACCACTGGCACCGTGACGTTCGGCCATTATCCTGTGATTCGATGTTTGGACCTGAGAATTAAAAGACGGCACTTATATATTGCAAGGCACGAAGGGAATCTGTAAAATAGACTGTATATAAATCTCTCAATACCACTTTAAATATTCATTTATGCACTTCATATTAACCAGCATCAAGCTTTTCAATGTCCATGACACTGAATACTATAGAATGCAAATTGATGTACTGTCTTCATAGTATTGCTATGATGTAGGGAGAACGTAGGagtgtaataaatatataacagcTGAATGTACCCTACTAGAATGGCTGCATTTTGGGGTATTCTTGACAGTAACGGTAAAGCTAAGCATTCTGGGTGATGGAGTTCATATCAGATATAGTTCCATGGCACTGAGCTTACTGACTATTGTTTGTGTAAATGTCTTTGAATTACTTTATTGAATGACACATCGTTCTGCCGTGTTCAACTTAGACCGCTTACACTACACCTACATGCACTGTGTTAAGAATGTTTAAGTCTTACCAGCCTGAAGCCATTGAAGAGCTTTCATAAAGATGCTCTTTATATTAGAAAAAAACGTCAATACTAAAATGGAGGCCAGGGTACAACCAAGTAATCACAAGTAATTGTGTTTAATTTTCTTCAGTCTGTACTTATCATGCTGCTTATCAATTAAATGCAATGCAATATAAACACTCAATCCGTTGTCTGAAATTGTTATGTATTATATGTTTTTCTGTCACCAAGTGGCAGTGTTTCCCTAAGACACAGTTGTCTAAGAGATTtttatctctgcctctctcacttgCATTTCCTAAGCCCTTTGGACTCGTTTGATTGATCAAAGGtcagaaaaaaaatgttgtaTTACATGCTATAGAAAAATGCAGCCAAGTAAATCACCATTCAACACCGGTCCTTAGATACAAAATGTCCACGACATACAGGTCCACGACATATGTCCAGGGTACGACAAAGGAGGGTTGGGGTGTTTTGACTACCAAGCTGAAAAGCTTCTAAGTGGTTCTAGGTGCTATGATCCTGCCTCGGCCACCAAAATGGCCAGTACCggccctgcgcacacacacgcacacgcacacacacacacacacacacacacacacacacacacacacacacacacacacacacacacacacacacacaaacagacaatatATAAATGTCCTTGGGGATTTAGCGATTTCAGCCAGCCAGCTTATTCCGAGTCATTGTTGGGACAACAATGGccatgtccctccctctcttctggtCCCTTGGATGTACATATTCCTTTGTGGTGCCATCATTGGAACCTGGACACAATAGAAGAAgcgagtttgggggggggggggggggggggggggggggggcgggggttggaTGGAATTGGTTCGACGTTCTTGAAGGTTTGGGTTAGCAACCCTGCATTGATCAGTGAAAGGACGACTACCTGTAGTCAATTAGGGAAGTCTCGAGAGGTACGGTCAAGACCGGGAAACTCACTCTACTTCAATCGCCTGGAAGAGGGCTGGCAGAAGTCTGGCTCCACACTGTGTAAAAGCAATGTTTCGATTCAGCACGGTCAATTATCGCATACAAATAAAGCACGGAGATGGATTGTCTGTATTTGCGTGGTTTGTTTTTCCCATGTAGTTTTCCGAATAATAATGGGTGGTGTAATTGTTTCCCAGAGGACGATTGGGTCAAATTTTTCATACTAGCCCGAAGAAGCATCCTATACTGGGATTCATCGAAGACCTAATTGCACTCCCGAAGGCTTGCCTTTCCCTTGTATATTAACTTATTTTACAAAGCCTTTAGTTATCTAAACTATGTGGGCCAAGGACTCCAGTCAATAAATTGAAATGGCTTAGGTAACAAAGCAAAACTTGTACACCAGCTTCTCCAAATCCTGAACCATGAACAGATCTAGAGCCATGGAATTTCCTCATGGTGTACAAGAGTGTCCCAACAAGTGGATCCCTAAAATAAATCTTTTGCAATTTCCCTCGATCTTCTCACTGTACAGTACCTGGTTTTAGTTTTTTACCTAGAGTAAAACTAAAACCAAAAAGTGTTGATGTCAAAACAGTGGACACAGTTCCTTTTAGAAGCTCTGACATTAGCATTATTGACAGGGAGAACAAAAATCCAGGGATCAGCTGGGAGCCTGGATTAATTTAAATCCTACAAACCATTTAAAACTCACCTAAATCCAGACCAATCCAGTCTATTCCAATCAAAACCAGTACTGTCCGATTCAGTCACGTCGAATCCAAATCATTTCAGTCTAATCTACTAATTTTTACAGTTTTAAAGTACGACTGCTGGTTGAGTGTGGTGTTTGCCAAAAATGCGCTTACAGATACACGCCTACCACGCCTGCAACATGATTGATTGAAACAAATGTCAATCAAAAGAAAGTGTAACCCCGGGTCACTTGGTGTCCGACTTGAGATATAAATCTAGtgtgatttgtgagactaggtTTATGCTAAAAGTCCTTTTCAGTTACTTTCACAGTGTGGAGGACCTGTGTAACTTTTTAATAATCCCTCAGAGTCCCCGAAAATCCCAAAGGAAAAGGACATTTTAAGGGAGGGAAAATATTTTTAGCAAACTTTATCTGTGGAAGACTTAatccaacccagtctcacggaaatacgtgacactgtcagtCATTTCACggaatctattcattcgtgatctgggacatgTCATTTAAATTTTTTCGGGccaaaaagcacacatttctatcTCATGTACCTGATGTCCCTTAAGGTGCTccgtaggcctacacataatttattgtttatttttctcatttgtttCAAGATTTttcaacagaaacacagaaaaattgtctgtgataactaacaatatgacagctttatgccacccgtttctactttcacatttgattctgagaaattgtgacaattcacggatatatttaatgcaggtgcgctgctctttAGGCAAACCGCGATGGAAAAAAGGTAGcttcttcatctcttcttttaaGAATTGTATGCCTATGtcttaatgttattttatctagccatctattgtcttgtttatttgtaggctatgtgaatgaaagtctgcgtcgatgcctcAGTGTCGCGAGCTGACGTTGCcatgaaatttgtgctttttggcacgaaaaaattgacacgacgtgtcccagatcacgaaggaatagattaaatgacgtgacagtgccacgtatttccgtgagactgggttgcttAATCAACACTATACAAGCCTGCATCCAAAAGGGTAATTCGAACAACACCAGCTCAATGCGATCGCCATCATTCCTTATCTAGAGCTTGAGGTTCGTCTGTAATTACAACACGGTCTTGTCTAATGTCTTTTAATGAAAACAGATTGCCAACACTTAGTTTAAATAAGTAATCAAAAGAACCAATTCAATCTATGGGAAAATCAATAGTCCTTTATTGTCCCTGGAGCTGGGACCCTTTCTCAAATGTAAATACCCCTGCTTTTCTCCGATGTGTCGTCCAAATGCTGAATGAgatgtgtttattatttaaaaagctTTCAACCATGTTTTTGTCCCGAACACTTGGACCCAACATCTCCTTTCACAATTTTGGTGCACTTTTTTAAAACGAATACAAGAGAAAACCGAGCACATTTAAAGAGTTTCATGAAACTAAACCAGCTAGCCATTGTCCCCTACTGCTTATGGCACAATTGCATTGTGTAGGCTACATGATAAAGGAGCAATTGCATTCTACGTCAATACATAGCTTGTATGCACTCGTGGTAAGATTGAAAGTTCCACTGAATTACATGTATGCCTACATATACTCAGATGAATTCAGTGTTGATTGTTCCTCTCACATTTAACGCTTTTGCGATCTCGTTCTAACAAGCTACATACTCTCCGAGCTACAGACTCGTCTCTCATATACACACTTCAAGTATGTCCCGATGATTGAACTGGGTATGCCTGTTTATCCCGATGTTGCAAAAATACATTTGCCATGTCCCGTTGGATTCCATGAGATTTTGGTGCTGTCACGTTTAATTCATGACCGTGAGAGCATACACGGTATCCACACCCAATCACATAGCTCGCAGAGTTCTAAGCTGGTCTCCGATTAACCAACTGACGTTTTTGATTTCATACCGAAAACTAATAGGGCATAGTCCTCACTCATGGCATTCTATTACAAATACCGTCAGAAAAATGCCCGTTCTCTTCATTAACCTCATCTGTAACCATATATACCCCGCCATGTCATGTTCGTGTTTGCAGCTCACCGGTGAATTTGAATAAAGAACCCATTCTCCGTAATTTATTGTTGGCATTACAGCCAAAAAGAGGGATGTTATGAGCATAAGAAAGGCTTTTTTGGGGGGATAATAGCTATGGAAGGGTTTCGCCAAAACATCAGCATGGCCTCCAAAAGAAGCGAAAGCATGATAAATGCAAAGTAGCGCGCATTAGCATCCACAGTAGCCTATGAATCACATGCGCTTTGGCAAGGACCCCTGGTTTGCTAACTAGTTAGCCTAGCGAATATGCTCTTCCTATTTTTACCATAACGCTGTATAACTTAGTACGTACACCACATCAGATGGGCTCCTGGGGTTTGGAATACACAGTGTTAAATCTTCcaaagagttttttttttgtctttggaTATCGAGGAGCTGCCAAGTGCTAGCGGCATGGCTAATAAGACAGCCAGTGGAAGTACCTCCGGCTGTTTGATTGGCTGAGTGTTGTAGGGAGCCATGTCAATTCAGGAAGTATGATTGCCTCTTGTGTTGGATGGTTATGTCGTGTCAACGTTTTCCGGTGACAAATAGCCCCTTTGAACCacccccacgcccccctcccTTCACAGTACTTTGTTAGACTGATGGTTGAATGTGGGGGCTCTAATGATATAAAAGAGGGGATGTCGAGGTACAGCGTGAGCAGGAAACCATTTGAGTTGTAcatagtgtgtgtttgaggaggaATTGGTCAATTTGTGTTGGTTGTGGATGTCATAACAGTGTTCGCCCCGGTCCCTGGATCCTCGTCACGGTGTCTCTGTGTCATAAAATATGGCCTTGTACCCAACTTTGTTGAATATTGACTAtgatggctgggggggggggggggggggggtgggggagttaATGTCTGACGATGATTTGGTTTCGGAGCAAACCGTTTTTTCAGTATAACTTGTTATGCTACTGTACTCGGTTTCCCGCCAGATTTTTGCTCATTTCACATTCAAAGCCATGAGCCAACCTGGCTA from Gadus morhua chromosome 19, gadMor3.0, whole genome shotgun sequence harbors:
- the cntn1b gene encoding contactin 1b codes for the protein MASTGLQILLLLTSSLSLSVAVLFGEPRIYGEDATGYGPIFEEEPLDVVYMEDSPDARISMNCRARSNPPAMYRWRRDNWEIKLMEQPDEHYSLVGGNLVITNPRQKKHAGNYICVAKNIYGTVISKEAKVKFGFMDEFPQEDREPVIAKEGQGAVLLCVPPKSWPAEVTYRWIFNEFPVFLQTDRRRFVSQRTGNLYISRVEAQDAGNYSCFVSSPVIGKSVFSKFIPLIPTPSDEGEERRYPADIAVMFPDTTAMLASNITLECFALGNPVPEIVWRKYDSTDLPANHEISASGARLHLYNIQYEDAGAYDCEAINTKGKDVHKAWVYVESAPEWAETINNTQVDLGSEHTMRCVASGKPFPFIRWYKDGYMFGKGELKFSSITFDDSGMYQCLAENYYGIKYANAELRVIACAPTFELNPVKKQLLGARNGRVVIECRPRAAPRPRFTWTKGKELLYNNSRISLMYDGSLEILNATKNDEGVYTCLAENDRGKANSSGTLTITEATELTVLPEDTMAKVGEEVILDCGATYDPMLDIAFVWAVDYRLIDFEAEWQHYERVVDEDEGNGYLRILNVQVWHEGRYTCTAQTVVDNATAYADLKIVGVPGPPGVLRVEEIRDSSIKLAWSKGGDHNSPILYYTIQTRHFWALNEDDWRVATTSPAFLDGNAEMADVTDLFPWMEYQFRVIATNQYGAGEASIPSIKIKTWDASPVVSPTDVAGYGGRDGEIFITWKPVEPWYFSGKKFGYIVAFKPHDAYDWWYETISDPETRRYVHRDPYFVPTEEDFQVREFQVKIKSFNVKGDGPYSPTTVVYYPREVPSEQPTDVYARPVSSHEASVWWLPVVDTGTGLQQYIEGYQVKYWRKYDDTEPGANRIFVPATENQTRLENMLPDAHYLIEVRAYNGAGFGPPSEHCEMFTRRPPPPDAPRMWRYVSWTGQWLYVWWDHIAYDWFGDISFPLYYKVMFRKTGYIYGKVYITGWHFMDFPMPQVGDYELMVRGRYEGGDGPVRKIRIKGEGTMTTPSLGLASMLVLALCIMGGLI